A segment of the Thermoplasmatales archaeon genome:
TTTTGCTGAAAAATGAAAAAATTACTGAAAAATATTTAAGGATGAGGAAATTTATTGTTATGGAAAAAATTTACAAAATGCCAAAGAAATCATTTTATACAAAAAAGATTGCTAAGGGTTGCAAGATATGCCAGAAGGGAGCAAAGCTTGTTTTATTGATAACTGGATTATGCTCATCCAACTGCTTCTACTGTCCTCTTTCAGAAAAAAAGAAAGGAAAGGATGTTATATATGCAAATGAAAAACTGGTTGAAAGGATGGAGGATATTATTGAGGAAGCGGAGCTGATAGATGCGGAGGGCACAGGTATAACCGGCGGTGACCCATTGCTTGTGCTTGATAAAACTGTTGATGCGATAAAGATGCTTAAAGATTATTTTGGCTTGGAGCATCATATCCATTTATATACCTCTACATTTGATATTGAAAAAGTTAAAGAAGTTGAAAAAGCGGGCCTGGATGAGATAAGATTTCACCCAAATATATCATATTGGAAAAATATAGATAAAACAAATCTTGGAGAAGTTATTAAAAACTGTGGAATTGATAAAGGAATTGAAATTCCTCTTATACCCCACCTAAAAGATGATACAATTAAGTTTCTTGAAGATGTTGAAAAATATGAAATTGATTTTATAAATTTAAATGAGTTCGAATTTTCTGTTACAAATGTTGAGGAGTTAAGCAAATACGGGTATGTTGCAAAAAATGATATTTCTTCAGCGGTAAAAGGTAGCGAAGAAATGGCTTATGAGTTAATTGAAAAAGATTTCTCAATTCCATTGCACTATTGCTCCTCTTCTTTTAAAGATGCGATTCAGCTCAGGAAAAGAATAGAGAGGAGAGCAAGAAATGTTGCAAAAATTTATGAAATTATAACTGAAGATGGAACTCTTTTGAAAGGAGTGATTATTGCGGAAAAGGAAAAGCTGGATGAAATAAGAAGAAAATTTGAAATAGATGAAAAGCTGATTGTATGGGATGAGGAAAAGAGGAGGATAGAAACTTCACCATTTATTTTAGAGGAAATAGTTGATTATTTGCCATATAAATGCTACTTAATTGAAGAATATCCAACCGCGGACAGGCTAGAAGTTGAGATTACTCCTCTTAATTAGCCAACAAACTAAATGTTTAAATCCCTGCAGAAGTTTTTTACAGCATTTACTATTTCCTTCTCATTCCAGTTTAAATTCAACAGATGAATATTTTCTTTTACTATTTCCTTAACTTCCGATATTTTTATTTTTTTATCGCCATCCGCTTTCATGAAAAGCAGTTTTTCTATTAGAGAGAATGCAACTATTTCCCTCAAATTATATACTTCCTTGTTTGTAAAGAATATTATGCCAACATTGTCAGATGCTCTAAATTTCATATCAGTTGCAACACCATAGAGCCCACCAGTATGGCCTATATAAGTTTCATCTCCTCTTTTCCATATCTGCCATCCGAGTCCATACTGAAAACTGTATTTTTTGCTTTCATATTGAACTCTTTGCATTTCTTCAACACTTTCCTTGCTTAGTATTCTCACACCTTTATATTCCCCACCATTCATATGAGCTAACAGAAACTTTGATAAATCAATTAAATTTGTGCGAAGACCTCCAGCAGGATAATCAATAATGCTATAATGAAGCAATGGATAATATTCTCCTCTTTCAAAAACATATGGAACCGCCACATTGCTTATATTCAAATTTGCTAGGATAAAGCTCGAATTTTTCATTCCAAGTGGCTCAAAAATATTTTCTCTGGAATATTCCTCAAAGTTTTGCCCGCTCACCCTCTCCACAATATAACCGAGTAATGAATAGCCCACATTTGCATAACTCATCTCCTCGCCAGGCGCATATTCCGCCCACGCCTGCGGCTTGTAATTTACTTCACCGGGAACTAAATATTCCTTGAGCCATGGATATGGGTAGCCAGATAAATTCAGTGTTGCGGGAAAATAGCAGTAAAATGCGGGCGGATCACTTGCTAAACTTGATTGATGGGCGAGTAGCATTCTTATTGTAATCAGCTTATCTGGATGATTTGGATTTCTTAAATTAAAGGGTAGATATTTATTCACATCATCATCCAAATTCAGCAATCCTTTTTCATATAACTGCATTATTGCGGTTGCGGTTATTGTCTTTGATATTGATG
Coding sequences within it:
- a CDS encoding radical SAM protein; the protein is MPKKSFYTKKIAKGCKICQKGAKLVLLITGLCSSNCFYCPLSEKKKGKDVIYANEKLVERMEDIIEEAELIDAEGTGITGGDPLLVLDKTVDAIKMLKDYFGLEHHIHLYTSTFDIEKVKEVEKAGLDEIRFHPNISYWKNIDKTNLGEVIKNCGIDKGIEIPLIPHLKDDTIKFLEDVEKYEIDFINLNEFEFSVTNVEELSKYGYVAKNDISSAVKGSEEMAYELIEKDFSIPLHYCSSSFKDAIQLRKRIERRARNVAKIYEIITEDGTLLKGVIIAEKEKLDEIRRKFEIDEKLIVWDEEKRRIETSPFILEEIVDYLPYKCYLIEEYPTADRLEVEITPLN
- a CDS encoding beta-lactamase family protein gives rise to the protein MRKIVAICVVFILLTAFSTGKILRNTRIYDFDRKIEKIMEIAHFSSLSACIIKNNEIIWSKGYGIYDRENNKKTDENVIYLVASISKTITATAIMQLYEKGLLNLDDDVNKYLPFNLRNPNHPDKLITIRMLLAHQSSLASDPPAFYCYFPATLNLSGYPYPWLKEYLVPGEVNYKPQAWAEYAPGEEMSYANVGYSLLGYIVERVSGQNFEEYSRENIFEPLGMKNSSFILANLNISNVAVPYVFERGEYYPLLHYSIIDYPAGGLRTNLIDLSKFLLAHMNGGEYKGVRILSKESVEEMQRVQYESKKYSFQYGLGWQIWKRGDETYIGHTGGLYGVATDMKFRASDNVGIIFFTNKEVYNLREIVAFSLIEKLLFMKADGDKKIKISEVKEIVKENIHLLNLNWNEKEIVNAVKNFCRDLNI